The Sardina pilchardus chromosome 19, fSarPil1.1, whole genome shotgun sequence genome window below encodes:
- the LOC134066433 gene encoding ependymin-like gives MKTLPVVLASLCLAFGTTLAAPKPTPCASSPLLDGSFTVGGQEVFFNGRFTYDALGKQLRIRNMGMVNDKPSAKDLLMIYNEGVLYDIDHSKWSCKKYRMNSDFVPMGVPKGALHINQVVVGSSSMSGMGVLVNNWQGLTLGTNGTINYYQAVTSEFGCLPISTLVYNPSSDWTSISYYNIMLGIFNPMDFIPPSFCKQAQLESDETNFLDAMKSVAREIVSEA, from the exons ATGAAGACTCTCCCTGTGGTTCTTGCAAGTCTGTGCCTGGCTTTTGGCACCACATTGGCCGCTCCCAAGCCTACACCTTGTG CGTCATCTCCTCTGTTGGATGGGAGCTTCACAGTG GGTGGACAAGAGGTTTTTTTCAATGGAAGGTTTACATATGATGCCCTTGGAAAACAGCTCCGTATCCGGAATATGGGAATGGTCAACGACAAGCCATCGGCAAAGGATCTACTTATGATTTACAATGAG GGTGTTCTTTATGATATTGATCATTCTAAATGGTCTTGTAAGAAATATCGGATGAATTCCGATTTCGTTCCCATGGGAGTCCCAAAAGGCGCACTACACATAAATCAGGTGGTTGTAGGCTCCTCCTCTATGTCAGGAATGGGTGTACTGGTCAACAACTGGCAGGGGTTAACTCTGGGAACAAACGGAACAATCA ACTATTACCAGGCTGTCACCAGTGAATTCGGCTGCCTGCCAATATCCACCTTAGTCTACAACCCATCCAGCGACTGGACATCCATCAG CTATTACAACATAATGCTGGGCATATTCAACCCCATGGATTTCATTCCTCCATCCTTCTGTAAGCAAGCACAGCTGGAATCTGATGAGACCAACTTCCTTGATGCCATGAAGTCAGTGGCAAGGGAGATAGTGTCTGAGGCCTGA
- the LOC134066432 gene encoding uncharacterized protein C9orf152-like, with the protein MLSCCCSNLTCPWKQVIRTDEFRQETVDGRELYTEDSAQTLESTRMDIALLKEQYNWIKEKQRQETRVVVFKKASTNEEIIGKSPVSVVPMHQEMRRRPLQRQLSMQEAQSDIFQDQGNSLWRTHLGLHRNGCTASYHNQDPIAIQSNLFRDSSLESTESSEKLTSDPEELEGSVSLGSSTSGQEAEDGKPTRQFSAPSVLSRRSSLIRSRPAQAPSTARHYPFPQLKCPRKSEAARRLGMYASF; encoded by the exons ATGTTGTCATGCTGTTGTTCAAATTTGACGTGTCCGTGGAAACAAGTGATAAGAACGGATGAATTCCGCCAAGAGACGGTGGACGGGCGTGAATTGTACACGGAAGACAGCGCCCAAACTCTTGAAAGTACGAGGATGGATATTGCGCTTCTAAAAGAGCAATATAACTGGATTAAGGAGAAACAAAGACAGGAGACCCGCGTCGTTGTATTCAAGAAAG CATCAACCAATGAAGAGATCATTGGAAAATCTCCTGTCAGTGTGGTTCCCATGCAccaagagatgaggaggaggccaCTCCAAAGGCAGCTGTCCATGCAAGAAGCCCAGTCTGACATTTTCCAGGATCAAGGCAATTCCCTGTGGCGTACACACCTAGGGCTCCACAGAAACGGCTGCACAGCCTCATATCATAACCAGGATCCTATTGCAATTCAAAGCAATCTGTTTAGGGACTCCTCTTTGGAGAGCACCGAATCAAGTGAGAAACTGACCAGCGACCCTGAGGAACTAGAGGGCTCTGTGAGCCTGGGGAGTAGCACCAGCGGACAGGAGGCCGAGGACGGCAAACCCACCAGACAATTCTCCGCGCCGTCTGTTTTGTCCAGACGGTCAAGCCTGATCAGAAGCCGTCCCGCTCAAGCCCCCTCCACTGCTCGCCACTACCCGTTCCCTCAGCTCAAGTGCCCAAGGAAGTCCGAGGCCGCACGGAGACTTGGAATGTACGCATCATTTTAG